A stretch of the Pelmatolapia mariae isolate MD_Pm_ZW linkage group LG23, Pm_UMD_F_2, whole genome shotgun sequence genome encodes the following:
- the zgc:92140 gene encoding uncharacterized protein C1orf21 homolog, translating into MGCTSAKQVSAVPSDEEGRGKAYSNGDVFTDEYKKGVEEVKYMRGDENRVNARNQENLEKSNVQHKGKQQKEVPAPNIKSNIHTSESQQEFFRMLDEKIEKGRDYCSEEEEEDGT; encoded by the exons ATGGGCTGCACCTCGGCCAAGCAGGTGTCGGCCGTGCCCAGCGATGAGGAGGGACGCGGCAAGGCCTACAGCAATGGCGACGTCTTCACCG ACGAATACAAGAAGGGAGTGGAGGAGGTGAAGTACATGAGAGGGGATGAAAACCGAGTGAATGCACGCAACCAGGAGAACCTG GAGAAGAGTAATGTCCAGCACAAGGGCAAACAGCAGAAAGAGGTTCCTGCACCAAACATCAAATCCAA CATTCACACGTCAGAAAGCCAGCAGGAATTTTTCAGGATGCTGGATGAGAAGATTGAGAAG GGGAGAGACTACTGttcggaggaggaggaggaagatgggACATAG